Part of the Zea mays cultivar B73 chromosome 4, Zm-B73-REFERENCE-NAM-5.0, whole genome shotgun sequence genome is shown below.
TCACTAGTGCAGCTAAGAACACCAAGCTTTTTTTGTGAGGCGTTTGAAAGTAACAAGCAAAGTAGCAAACCACAACCTAGAGGAAACTCGCAGTGCTTTTGCCTGCACTAGCCTTCCTGTACAGTTCCAAAATAGCCTCCCTGTACGGTTCCAGTGCCTCGTCATGACATCCTTCTCTTGGTGTGCCTGTGAACTTGTGTACTTGTGCCCGTCCGTAAATGGATTTTCTTGCGCATTGTTTCGTACGCAAATATGACATCTAGCCAGGATTCCGAATCAGCACCATCATGATAAACAATACCCATCTTTCTTGCCGATGCCACACACGGCCAGCAGACAAGCTTTGCTTCCATCAGCAGCAAATATTTAGGTATCCTATTATCGTCTTTCCACCAGCTATTCCTGTAATCGGCCACTCCGGAGCCGGCGAGGATGGAGCGACATGTTTGCCTAGTCGCCGCCGCCCCGTCCGTGTCTGGCTAGGAGGCTCCCCGCCGTCCCGTACGTCCGCCCCAGGACGGACGTTTCCTACACTGGCTGGATTGAGAATGCTTTCAATTTGCCTCTCGGTGATGGTTGGCCTGGGCCGGCCGCTGTCAGGCTTTGACCGACCAGATCGGAGAGAAGAGAAGACGACGCCGCCGCCATCCAAGGCGAGAGTAGTGGTTTGGTTGTACCCGTGCAGTAATGTCGCCGGAGTTGGTGAAGGCGCCGTGGTCGCCAGGTCAACGATGTGAACCAACGCCAAGAAAGCAATGCCCATCCTCTCCTCTGCCGCAGTAGTAATAATTGGGTTCGTGAATATATAGCGAGAGCTTGGACGAGACGGTAGCATGCTCGTGTTGCGGGTCCCTGCTTTCCAACCAGATGATCCGATCAGACGAATGAACACGGGGAACTATTCGACGACCAGACAGTCTGATCCGACCAATCGACCACCTGAGAGAGGGCCGAGGGGGCGCTTGATGGCTGCTGTAGCTGCAGCAACATGTACGCCACGGTAACAACCAATCATTAAGCTGTCGCGTCGCGTGACACCGCAACCGATGAACAGTAATCCGCCAGCTCGTCGACGGAAGAACATGTCAGTGTCAGATGACCGGCGGCGCTGAATTATCGGAAGGAAAAGAAACGAATCGTCCGTGACAGAATCTGACATCGCATCAGCAGCTAAAAGCCACAGACATTGGAGGCGTAGCAAAAGAATTACACCACTTTTATACAATGCAGAGGAATAGAGGATGCAACATGGCACGTCTATTATTGGAGGAGGATTACACAGGAAGGAAGCGGACGGACGGCATGGAATGGAAGTGGTGGCAAGCGTCGAAGCAAGCAACAATACTTTTTTTTGGCTGTTGTTGTGTTCTAGCTAAAATGCTATGCAGGACTAGCGGTAGAGTAGTAGTACAAGCAAACAGAACGGGGAAGGGAAAATAGTTGCGCAACCGCTGGGCCCTGCGATGCAACGGCCAGCGCCGTACGCGGAGCAAACCGACACGACACGGCCACGGGGTGCCTCAGGGCTTCCAGACGATGGTGGTCTCGGCGATCATGGAGGTGACCACGTAGGGGTCCATGTTGGACGCCGGCCGGCGGTCCTCGAAGTAGCCCTTGCCGTTCTGCTCCGTCTCGCGGCCCACGCGCACCGACGCGCCACGGTTGGCGACTCCCTGCAACGGCACAAAGCAACAACAGTTGGCAGGCACACGGGTTTCGCCGATCCTCCACGGTACAGCAGTTGCACAATTAGAAGCGTACCCAGCTGAAGGTGTTGATGTCGGCGGTCTCGTGCCTGCCGGTGAGCCGGCGCTCGTTGCCCTCGCCGTAGGCCGCGATGTGCTCCTTGTGCCGCAGCTTCAGCTTCTCGATGGCCGCCTTGATCACCTCGTACCCGCCCTCCTTCCTCATGGACTCGGTGCTGTAGTTGGTGTGGGCGCCCGCGCCGTTCCAGTCGCCCGGGATCGGCTTCGGGTCGAACGTCACCACCACGCCGGCGATCTCGGTGATCCTCTGTAAACAAAAAAAAAATGCAGCGCACAAATCACACATGCTTGGACAAGACAAGACGAGACGGCGTCGTCCTACAAATGTTCTAGCCCAGAGAAAGACGTGGCGTCGTACCTCAAGAATGTAGCGAGCAACCCACACctgatcgcccgaagagatgccgACGGACGGTCCGACCTGGAACTCCCACTGAAACCAACCCAGCCGCAACGCCATGGTCAACAAAGACGGAAGCTGATACAGAACAAGGTTTTTGCCAGGTCTAGCCGCGCGCTGCTCACCTGCCCCGGCATGACCTCCCCGTTGATGCCACTGATGTTGATGCCTGCGTACAGGCAGGCCTTGTAGTGGGCGTCGACTATGTCACGCCCGAACGATTTCTCCGCGCCGATTCCACAGTAGTAAGGACCCTAAGCACGGAACAGTGGACGTCATTTAGGTGAAACTTCAAACTTCGACAGAAGAAGCCTTAAGCAAGCAAATTAGTGAATGTACCTGAGGGCCAGGGAAGCCGCCAATAGGCCACCCGAGGGGCCAGTTGGTGTCCTTCTGAAGGAGGGTGTACTCCTGCTCGATACCATACCTGTCATTTATTTGCAAGAAACAAGCATCGTCAGAGATAGATCGTTTCAGCCTTTCATCACAGATATCGGTGGAGGTGGAGGGGAGAGAGATTCGCGTACCAGGGCTCCTCGGCAGCGACCTCAAGGCTGCTGAAGATCTTGGCGGCGCTGTACCTCTTGTTGGTGGGAATTGGCTCGCCAGCTGGGGTGTAGCAATCGCACATGACCTGCGGGTCAAACCAGTTCAATCAACACCTAAATGCGGCCCCTACTACTATTAGACAATTGGATTCCTAAACCATGGTTTGGTACACTGAGTGATCACACCTAGCTACAAAAAACAAAATATCTATATACGCTCATAACAACAATGTCACCCGCGTTATAAAATTCGCAATATTGCATATACTTGAACAAAGGTTCAGGGTAAAACAATTTGCGTCAGGAACCACTGGTGCTGCGTCAAGATAGTTCAGGCAGATTTAAAAAAAAATCTAATTTATTTGTAGGGTATGTACAACTTTTAGTCTACTTGGTGCAACAAGACACAATTCTTTTTTCTTCGCAAAGATGAACTGATCTGAGTTGGACCAATGAACAGTAGGCACTGTAGCAGTAAATAACACGGAACCGTATGGTTCATGCCACTTGGATGGTAGAAGTGCAAACTTACAAGGATGTTGTTGCCCCTCCTGAATGGGTCCTTGAAGATGGCCTGCGGGCTGCAGCACATGCCCAAGAGAAAGGATCGTTCAGTAAAGCAAACAGAAAGGAATGCGTCCAAGCCTGGCGTGCCATGACACTTACTACAGGATGACCTCGCTGTCCTCGCCGGGGGCCTGGCCGGTGCTGGAGCCGTCGTAGTTCCACTTGGGCAGCTTGCTGGGATCGGTCACCGGGCCCGGGAGGGTCTGCACCAGAACCAACCAGATCAGTATGATTTTACTACGAAGTAGAACAGAGAAACAAAAATAATTGCAGTGATAGTGGTGAGCAGAGCTCTGATGTATGTATAAGCCAAATAACAGATCAGCGGATGAGCTCAGGGATAAGTGATAGGTGACGACGAGTCACAACCACCAGTATCCCGGGGGGTCCTCCCAGTGCTGGGAATCTGTTATCTTACCCTGGCTTTGCTCCTGAGATCCATGCCAGATCCACCGATCCTGCACCCCAAAAAAGGCACGCGTTAAGATAGGATCAAATCATGTCGACGACAAACCGAACAACTCCTCGCCATATTCCTCGGAGCAGAGCAATCCAAAGACGTGTTTATTATAACAATTAACAACAAAAAAAAACTTGCTTCTTTTGGGAACTAATACTGGCATCAGGGGGGGATCAATTAACGTGTAAGACATCCGATTAGGTCTTTCAGCCAACAGATCATCTGGCGGTGGCCAGCGACAACACCGTATAAGCGGCGCGGTGGCCGGTGAGGGACCCGTGGGCAGGGAATTACCCGATACTCAGGTTAGATATTCATGGGCGAATAAGCGAGCAAATATAACAGATTTTTACTCGGAAAATGAACAGATGAAGCCACTTGATCAGGAAAAAAAAACAGAGCCAGAGCCCCTCTCCCAACCCCGTTCCCGGACGGGGGAAACGCCATGAGAGGGCGGCCGACGGAAACGAGCGCCGTACCATATGTACTCGGCGATGATCTTCTCTGTGGTGTCCGAGAGGTTGAGGTTGACGAGGTCGGTGAGGCAGGCCATGGCCGGCGGCTGCGGTGCGACTGCGACAGGCGGGCGCACGGGCTGGGAACCCAAGGAGGAAGGAGGGGAGGATGTGGCGTGGGATTGAGACGAAGAGATCGGCCCGGGAGGAGGGCGGCTATATAATGGCGACGACCAAGGACGGGAAACCAGTTGGTTGGCGTCCAGCCGGGTAAAAAGTAAAAAAAAAACCAACAAAATACGTATACTTGTACGTTCCACACGTATAAATACGGATACATTTCGAGTTCCGCGTAAATTAATTGTATTAGGTCATATCCTCCGTGCGGTAGGTGCGAGAAGAGGGAGCACCGCGTACTGGTAAGGCGTCAAGCCCCTGCATCTGACATGCGGGACGAGCCTGTTAGAGGCCCACTGCCAGTTAAACGTGGACTCGGACGTGGAGAGATCGGCGTGGGGGAAATATTGAATTGGCGGGGGCAGCTTTATCGCTAGAAGTGGTTGATTTGATTTATGAGTTCCGAGCATAGGGggtgaaaaaaagaaagaaaattgGACGCTTTTCCGATGTCTGGGGATAGTCCCAAAAGGAGTAGTAAATGATTTTTAATAAAATCTTTTTTATTCAATCGTGCTCCTACCTAAGCCCATGCCCATCTCAACGGCACCAGCTGCAAAATGATTTTTACTGTATACGTACGGACATACGAATGGGGCTGGAGGTTCGAGGTATCTTCCTGAGGCCAGGGATCTTCTACTCCAGCTGGAAGCCGCACACTGCTTTATTGATGGTTCTCTGCATGTAGCGTAGCGATGGGCGAACGGTGCATTGCATTCAGCAACCCACCAGCCACCATATACCATATATGAGAATAGTGACTCCCACTGCCATATACAATTTGGCAGTACAAACTAAAACTATTCATGTACTGTAAATACTTACCTTACTAAAAAATTTAGTTCACGTCATATTAAACGTTTGAATATCAATTACGAGTATTATATAGATGTTTAATTAATTAGGTTTAATAATTATGTCCCGTCTTTTAGTCTTCATCTCCAGTCTTCGTCTCTAAAAAATTAGCTTTATAATTATACTATATTAAATATATAATTATCATTCAAACATTCGATTCGATGTTACAGACACTAAACTTTAGTTGGGTATATTCAAACACCCCCTCCATAAGCGAATCACGCATTCACTAGCATGTACTATTTGTCCACATCACTATATCACATCATACTATAAAATTCATTTATAACTATACAGGTAAATATAAGTCATCTATTTTTCCCCCAAATCATATATGGTTCCTGCACCAACCCCCTTGTATTTATAGGAAAGCATGACGTTAGCAACTACGAACAACCTTTGGCTATGGCTCAAAAATCCTATGTGTAATTTCTTTCTAAAAATAAACTTAAATTCTTCTAAAAACATTAGACTCCATAAATCTTAAGCATGATATTGTAAAATCTAATAGTTAAATGTACCTACTGGAGGTTTGGCGCATTGGAGATTATTATGCCTCTCTAGTTCTTATTCATTAAGAGTATTGGTTCTAGAAAAATTTTATAGAGCAGGAAAAAAACAAATTGCAATGTAGACAAGGTATTCAAAGTACAATGTTAAAATTTGTTGAGATTACATTAGAAGTAGAACAGTTAGGTTTCTCATGTTGATTCAATATTTTACATTATGCTTCTCACTCCGTCTCAAAATAATATAATTTTTGTTTATTAACTATCATTTTTTCTATGTTGACTGAATTCAAAGATAATAGTATTAATATATATGTCTATAAATATTTTTATAACTATATATTtaaataattaatataataatattttataattttattacTATTTTAAATTTAATTAGAAGAAAAGTTGCGTGGCTTCTAAAAACAATAGTTGTattttttttttggggggggggggagcaGATAGAATATAAAGTAGTGGTGTTAGAATATTGTAGAATAAGGCAGATAGTTTTCATTTTGATGTGGAGACTATACCAATATACCATCACACGGTCACACCAAACCTACCCTTGAGAGCAGATTAAATAATTTTAAAACTAAGTGTTGTTCGGCTAGATTTTTTATGGTGATACTTGTATACCAAGCTTAAGTTCTCGACTGACGCGGGTGCTTATTaggctgtttggtttgaggaatgagctagtccatcgtcttctcactcctcactttttttgtttggtttgtggaatcaaatgagt
Proteins encoded:
- the LOC542401 gene encoding glutamine synthetase root isozyme 4 encodes the protein MACLTDLVNLNLSDTTEKIIAEYIWIGGSGMDLRSKARTLPGPVTDPSKLPKWNYDGSSTGQAPGEDSEVILYPQAIFKDPFRRGNNILVMCDCYTPAGEPIPTNKRYSAAKIFSSLEVAAEEPWYGIEQEYTLLQKDTNWPLGWPIGGFPGPQGPYYCGIGAEKSFGRDIVDAHYKACLYAGINISGINGEVMPGQWEFQVGPSVGISSGDQVWVARYILERITEIAGVVVTFDPKPIPGDWNGAGAHTNYSTESMRKEGGYEVIKAAIEKLKLRHKEHIAAYGEGNERRLTGRHETADINTFSWGVANRGASVRVGRETEQNGKGYFEDRRPASNMDPYVVTSMIAETTIVWKP